The Acidimicrobiales bacterium sequence CCGGCGACGCCTGGTTCGGCATCATCGGCCCGGCGGTCATGACGTTCATGCTCCTACGGGTGTCCGGCGTGGCGATGCTGGAACGCGGCCTGATGAAGCGGCGAGAGGGCTACGGCGAATACGTGGCCCGCACGGCGACGTTCTTCCCCCGACCCCCTCGCGGCTAGCGTCGCCGGATGTCCGACGTCCCTGCCGTTGATCCCGCGCTGGTCGACCACGCGGTCGAGATCGCCCGGGCGGCCGGCGAGTTGACGCTCGAATGGTTCCGCCGAGCGGACCTGGCGGTCGACATCAAGGGCGACGGCTCCCCGATCACGGCCGCGGACCTCGCGGCCGAGACGTTCATCCGCGGCGAGCTCGCCGCCGCGTACCCCGGCGACGCCGTCATCGGCGAGGAGCACGCCGACGCCGAGGGCACGAGCGGCCGCACCTGGGTGATCGATCCCATCGACGGCACCAAGGCGTTCACGAAGGGCGTCCCCCTTTACGCGAACCTCCTCGCCCTCGTCGACGAACACGGCCCCGCGATCGGGGTGATCAACCTGCCGGCGCTCGGCGAGACCCTGTGGGCCGGCCGGGGCCACGGTGCCGTCTTCGACGGCGAGCCGTGCCGGGTCAGTGACCATCGCACCCTCGCCGGCGCCTACGTGTGCACGAGCGAGTTCGGGTACTGGCCGCCGGACGACCTCCGGGCCGTCCTCGCCCAGCCGGTGCAGTTCCGCACCTGGGGCGACGCCTACGGCTACAGCCTGGTCGCCACCGGGCGGGCCGAGGCGATGATCGACCCGCGGGCGAATCCGTGGGATGTCGCGCCGGTCGCCGTCATCATCGCCGAGGCGGGGGGACGATTCACCGGCTACGACGGCAACGACGCCGCCGACGCCTGGCGGCGCGGTTCGGGCGTGGCCACGAACGGTGTGCTCCACGACGAGTTGCTCGCCGTGTGGGGCTCCTGAACGTCAGAAGCTCGCGAGGATCGCTTCATAGTTCAGCAGCGGCTGATCCGGCGCGGCACCGAGCGCCTCGGCGCAGCTCACGCCGGCCTCGGGCGCGGTCGTCGAGAGTCGACCGGTGAAGTTGCCGAGGAACTCCTCGACGAGCGGATCCGCCCAGCGGTCCACGGCGAGCTGACGCGTCCAGGCGGAGAGCACGATCGGGTTCTGGAGTCCGGGGTACGGGGCCGCCAGGAGGTGGGTCTCCCCCAAGACCCGCGCCTCGATCGCCCCGACTTCGTCGGCGGTGAGATCGGGCTGGTACGCGATCCACACCG is a genomic window containing:
- a CDS encoding inositol monophosphatase family protein, with product MSDVPAVDPALVDHAVEIARAAGELTLEWFRRADLAVDIKGDGSPITAADLAAETFIRGELAAAYPGDAVIGEEHADAEGTSGRTWVIDPIDGTKAFTKGVPLYANLLALVDEHGPAIGVINLPALGETLWAGRGHGAVFDGEPCRVSDHRTLAGAYVCTSEFGYWPPDDLRAVLAQPVQFRTWGDAYGYSLVATGRAEAMIDPRANPWDVAPVAVIIAEAGGRFTGYDGNDAADAWRRGSGVATNGVLHDELLAVWGS